One Streptomyces sp. NBC_00554 DNA segment encodes these proteins:
- a CDS encoding suppressor of fused domain protein, translating into MADVLPLVEARLRSALGESDARAAVTFLGTDRVEVLRFTEGDIVRYATLGMSAQPMADPTSVVADPVKGPRAELILSVRAGAADTDKVLRPLAVLAASPQVEGLIVAPGASLDVGEPLWPGAPFTSVLVAEPGGLVEDLDLDEPADPVRFLPLLPMTPNEAAWKRVHGAGALQERWLSGGTDLRDPLRKSVPLD; encoded by the coding sequence ATGGCTGATGTTCTTCCTCTGGTCGAGGCCCGGTTGCGTTCCGCGCTGGGCGAATCCGACGCGCGGGCCGCGGTCACCTTCCTCGGCACCGACCGTGTCGAAGTGCTGCGTTTCACCGAGGGCGACATCGTCCGCTACGCGACGCTCGGCATGTCCGCCCAGCCGATGGCGGACCCCACCTCGGTCGTCGCCGACCCCGTGAAAGGCCCGCGCGCCGAGCTGATCCTCTCCGTGCGCGCCGGCGCCGCCGACACCGACAAGGTGCTCCGCCCGCTCGCCGTACTCGCCGCGTCTCCGCAGGTCGAGGGCCTGATCGTGGCTCCCGGCGCCTCGCTCGACGTGGGCGAACCCCTGTGGCCCGGCGCGCCGTTCACCTCCGTACTGGTCGCCGAGCCGGGTGGTTTGGTGGAGGACCTCGATCTGGACGAGCCCGCCGACCCCGTACGGTTCCTGCCGCTGCTCCCCATGACGCCGAACGAGGCCGCGTGGAAGCGGGTGCACGGCGCGGGCGCCCTCCAGGAGCGCTGGCTGAGCGGTGGAACGGACCTGCGCGATCCGCTGCGCAAGTCCGTTCCGCTGGACTGA
- a CDS encoding PHP domain-containing protein, which translates to MRIDLHAHSTASDGTDTPAELVRNAAAAGLDVVALTDHDTTRGYADAIDALPAGLTLVTGAELSCRLDGVSMHMLAYLFDPEEPGLLAERELVRDDRVPRAQGMIARLRELGVPITWAQVARIAGDGSVGRPHIASALVELGVVPTVNDAFTEQWLSDGGRAFVEKHETDPFEAIRLIKGAGGVAVFAHPAAAKRGRTVPEAAIAELAAAGLDGIEVDHMDHEPETRARLRGLAAELGLLPTGSSDYHGSRKTCLLGEFTTDPEVYGEITRRATGAFPVPGAGGDQGV; encoded by the coding sequence GTGCGCATCGATCTGCACGCCCACTCCACCGCCTCCGACGGTACGGACACCCCGGCCGAGCTGGTCCGCAACGCTGCCGCCGCCGGTCTGGACGTCGTCGCGCTGACCGACCACGACACGACCCGCGGGTACGCCGACGCGATCGACGCGCTGCCTGCCGGGCTGACGCTGGTCACCGGGGCCGAGCTCTCCTGCCGCCTGGACGGCGTCAGCATGCACATGCTGGCCTACCTCTTCGACCCCGAGGAGCCCGGGCTGCTCGCCGAGCGCGAACTCGTACGGGACGACCGGGTGCCGCGTGCCCAGGGCATGATCGCCAGGCTTCGGGAGCTCGGCGTGCCGATCACCTGGGCGCAGGTGGCGCGCATCGCGGGCGACGGTTCGGTGGGACGGCCCCATATCGCCTCCGCCCTGGTCGAGCTCGGTGTCGTACCGACCGTGAACGACGCCTTCACCGAGCAGTGGCTGTCCGACGGGGGCCGGGCCTTCGTCGAGAAGCACGAGACCGACCCCTTCGAGGCGATCCGGCTGATCAAGGGTGCGGGCGGCGTCGCCGTCTTCGCGCATCCGGCCGCCGCCAAGCGGGGCCGGACCGTGCCGGAGGCCGCCATCGCGGAGCTCGCGGCCGCGGGGCTCGACGGCATCGAGGTGGACCACATGGACCACGAGCCGGAGACTCGGGCGCGGCTGCGGGGGCTCGCGGCCGAACTGGGGCTGCTGCCCACCGGGTCCAGCGACTACCACGGCAGCCGAAAGACGTGCCTGCTCGGGGAGTTCACGACCGATCCCGAGGTGTACGGAGAGATCACTCGGCGGGCCACCGGGGCGTTTCCGGTGCCGGGGGCGGGCGGGGACCAGGGCG
- a CDS encoding MFS transporter codes for MRTTAGEAAEADPFDAGAGGILRQPKAVWATAGASVVAFMGIGLVDPILPSIAKGLDATTSQVSLLFTSYFLITAVAMLVTGFVSSRIGGKKTLLLGLALVVVFAGLAGTSGSVGELVGFRAGWGLGNALFVSTALAVIVGSAAGGSAAAILLYESALGLGMACGPLLGALLGNASWRYPFFGTAFLMAVGFLCITAFLKEQPKPAKKTSLLDPIRALGHGGLASAAVSAFFYNYTFFTVLAFTPFVLNMTPYKSGAVFFGWGLLLALFSVIVAPRMQARFGSLKVLGGSLILLAADVLVLGYGSHTTAVVCTILSGAFIGVNNTVYTELALGVSDAPRPVASAGYNFVRWFAAAAAPYFAPKIEEWSDIHIPFVVAALTAVIGAAVVFVRRDALTHDAEELEPRHATEDSVTVFAN; via the coding sequence ATGCGCACCACAGCAGGAGAAGCCGCCGAAGCGGACCCGTTCGACGCGGGAGCCGGCGGCATCCTGCGCCAGCCGAAGGCCGTCTGGGCGACGGCCGGGGCGTCCGTCGTCGCCTTCATGGGCATCGGGCTCGTCGACCCGATCCTGCCGTCCATCGCCAAGGGCCTGGACGCCACCACCAGCCAGGTCTCGCTGCTCTTCACCTCGTACTTCCTGATCACCGCCGTGGCGATGCTGGTGACCGGCTTCGTCTCCAGCCGCATCGGCGGCAAGAAGACCCTGCTGCTCGGCCTCGCGCTCGTCGTGGTCTTCGCGGGCCTCGCCGGCACGTCCGGGTCGGTCGGCGAACTCGTCGGATTCCGGGCCGGCTGGGGCCTGGGCAACGCGCTCTTCGTGTCCACGGCCCTCGCCGTCATCGTCGGCTCGGCGGCGGGAGGCAGCGCCGCGGCGATCCTGCTGTACGAGTCGGCCCTGGGCCTCGGCATGGCGTGCGGCCCCCTGCTGGGCGCGCTGCTCGGCAACGCCAGCTGGCGCTACCCCTTCTTCGGCACCGCGTTCCTGATGGCGGTCGGCTTCCTGTGCATCACGGCGTTCCTGAAGGAGCAGCCCAAGCCCGCGAAGAAGACCTCGCTGCTCGACCCGATCAGGGCACTGGGCCACGGCGGCCTCGCCTCGGCGGCCGTCTCGGCGTTCTTCTACAACTACACGTTCTTCACCGTGCTGGCCTTCACCCCGTTCGTACTGAACATGACCCCCTACAAGTCGGGCGCGGTCTTCTTCGGCTGGGGCCTGCTGCTGGCCCTCTTCTCGGTGATCGTGGCCCCGCGCATGCAGGCCCGGTTCGGCTCGCTGAAGGTGCTCGGCGGCTCGCTGATCCTGCTCGCCGCCGACGTCCTCGTCCTCGGGTACGGCAGCCACACCACCGCCGTCGTCTGCACGATCCTGTCCGGCGCCTTCATCGGCGTGAACAACACCGTCTACACGGAACTCGCCCTGGGCGTCTCGGACGCGCCGCGCCCGGTGGCCAGCGCCGGGTACAACTTCGTGCGGTGGTTCGCGGCCGCGGCGGCGCCGTACTTCGCGCCGAAGATCGAGGAGTGGAGCGACATCCACATCCCGTTCGTGGTCGCGGCCCTCACAGCGGTGATCGGCGCCGCGGTGGTCTTCGTACGGCGGGACGCGCTGACGCACGACGCCGAGGAGCTGGAGCCTCGGCACGCCACGGAGGACAGCGTCACCGTTTTTGCCAACTGA
- a CDS encoding DUF6758 family protein: MRGEPSCPKCGGRVRAPGLFADSWQCDVHGTVHPLQPVIPPSVEALGVVVHRARVPVWMPWPLPVGWLFTGAAFAGDDRSGGRATAVACSGPGPLGGIGELVLIAEELGVGLGARYAGVDGPDPGPYMSVEKPPQAKVLAAGRPTPLWHVAGAPDDRAVFAGEARGLWLWAVVWPEQSGLLMYDELVLTDLRDAGAEVDLLPCGALSPRILEP, from the coding sequence ATGAGGGGCGAACCCAGTTGCCCGAAGTGTGGTGGCCGGGTCAGGGCTCCCGGCCTCTTTGCCGACTCCTGGCAGTGCGATGTGCACGGGACCGTGCACCCGCTGCAGCCCGTGATCCCGCCCAGCGTCGAGGCCCTCGGTGTAGTGGTGCACCGCGCCCGGGTGCCGGTGTGGATGCCGTGGCCGCTGCCGGTCGGCTGGCTGTTCACGGGCGCGGCCTTCGCCGGTGACGACCGCAGCGGCGGGCGCGCGACCGCCGTCGCCTGCTCCGGACCCGGACCGCTCGGCGGCATAGGGGAGCTGGTCCTCATCGCCGAGGAGCTCGGCGTCGGCCTCGGTGCGCGGTACGCAGGTGTCGACGGGCCCGACCCCGGCCCGTACATGAGCGTCGAGAAACCGCCCCAGGCGAAGGTCCTCGCGGCCGGCCGCCCCACCCCCCTCTGGCATGTGGCCGGCGCCCCCGACGACCGCGCCGTCTTCGCGGGCGAGGCGCGCGGGCTGTGGCTGTGGGCGGTCGTGTGGCCCGAGCAGTCGGGGCTGCTGATGTACGACGAGCTCGTGCTGACGGATCTGCGGGACGCGGGCGCCGAGGTCGATCTGCTGCCTTGTGGGGCGTTGTCGCCGCGGATTCTTGAACCGTAG